CACGGTTTGAAATGCGCAAATTCTCTGTCGTCACTCCGCGATCGTGAAGGCCTTTCAGCTCTTGCACTAGCGCTTTCGGGTCGACGACCATGCCGTTGCCGATTACCGATGTTTTTTCTTTATAAAAAATCCCCGATGGAATCAAGTGCAATTTATACGTTTCGCCGCCAAAAATGATGGTGTGCCCAGCATTATTTCCGCCTTGATAACGTGCGATTACTTCTGCATGCTCTGATAGAAAATCCGTGATTTTCCCTTTTCCTTCGTCTCCCCATTGCGTTCCTACTACTACGACTGATGTCATCGTCCGCACCTCCGTTAGGCTTGTCGCCCTGTTTCAAACAGTCTTTATTGTACCAATAGAGTGCCTTGGCGTCAATATGAAACATAAGAAAACACGAACATAAAAATGCATGTCCGCATTTAATGTTCGTGTTTAATAGGTGTTTTAGAAATCGCCGCCGCCTTCATGGTCAGCCCAATCGATGGTGACGAACTTGTTGTATTCCTTCACAAACGCCAGTTTGACGGTGCCGGTCGGGCCGTTCCGCTGCTTGGCGATGATGATTTCGATCATGTTCTGATCTTCGGTTTCTTTGTCGTAATAATCTTCACGGTATAAAAACGACACAATATCGGCATCTTGCTCGATCGATCCGGATTCTCGCAAATCGGACATCATCGGCCGTTTGTCTTGCCGCTGCTCAACACCACGGGACAGCTGAGACAAGGCGATGACAGGGACTTCAAGTTCACGTGCCAGTCCTTTTAAGGAACGGGAAATATCGGATACTTCCTGCTGACGGTTCTCGCCGGCTTTGCCGGGCCCTTGGATCAGCTGCAAATAATCGATCATGATCATGCCAAGGCCGTATTCTTGTTTCAAGCGGCGGCATTTCGCGCGGATATCGTTAACGCGAATTCCTGGCGTGTCGTCGATAAAGATGCCGGCATTTGATAAACTGCCCATTGCCATCGTCAATTTGCGCCAGTCTTCATTTTGAAGCGCACCGGTCCGCATGACTTGGGCGTCGATATTGCCTTCAGCGCAGAGCATCCGCATAACGAGCTGCTCTGCCCCCATCTCCAAACTGAAGATGGCGACGTTCTCTTCGGTCTTGGTCGCGACGTTTTGCGCAACGTTAAGCGCAAAAGCTGTCTTACCAA
This is a stretch of genomic DNA from Planococcus maritimus. It encodes these proteins:
- the dnaB gene encoding replicative DNA helicase, with protein sequence MNESIDRVPPHNQEAEQSVIGAIFLEPQALVSVAEIVMPEDFYRVAHQRIFQTMIDLTDRGKAVDLVTVTEELSVKKELEDVGGLSYLTEIANAVPTAANVGHYAHIVEEKALLRRLIRVATTIVEDGFTREDEVEALLAEAEKKMMEVSSRKNAGDFIHIKDVLVKTYDNIELLHTRKGDVTGIPTGFRDLDKVTAGFQRNDLIIVAARPSVGKTAFALNVAQNVATKTEENVAIFSLEMGAEQLVMRMLCAEGNIDAQVMRTGALQNEDWRKLTMAMGSLSNAGIFIDDTPGIRVNDIRAKCRRLKQEYGLGMIMIDYLQLIQGPGKAGENRQQEVSDISRSLKGLARELEVPVIALSQLSRGVEQRQDKRPMMSDLRESGSIEQDADIVSFLYREDYYDKETEDQNMIEIIIAKQRNGPTGTVKLAFVKEYNKFVTIDWADHEGGGDF